CTATAGTTTAGACAAGGGTCGGATAACTTTTAGATATAAATGAATTTAAGGGTTATTTCAATGAAAATATGTTAGCATAAAAGTTTTTAATAGTGCCTAATTTTTTCAAAGGAGAAAAATCATGAAAGTCAGGCCATCAGTGAAAAAGATGTGCGATAAGTGCAAAATTATTAAAAGAAGGGGCGTTATTAGAGTGATCTGCGCTACCCCTAAACACAAACAAAGACAAGGATAAAGCATGGCAAGGATTGCTGGTGTGGATTTACCAAAAAAGAAGAGAGTAGAGTATGCCCTTACCTATATTTATGGGATTGGGCTTAAGAGTTCTAGAGAGATTTTAGAAGCGGTGGGCATTTCTTTTGACAAGCGTGTGCATGAATTGAGCGAAGATGAAGTGTCTAGCATCGCTAAAAAAATCCAACAAAGCTACCTAGTAGAGGGCGATTTGCGTAAAAAAGTTCAAATGGATATTAAATCTTTAATGGACTTAGGGAATTATCGTGGGATCAGGCATCGTAAGGGTCTTCCTGTAAGAGGCCAAACCACTAAAAATAACGCTAGGACTCGTAAGGGTAAGAAAAAAACCGTGGGTAGCAAGTAGCGGATAAGGAGATGATGATTTAATGGCTAAGAGAAATGTAGTGGCTAAAAAGAAAGTAGTCAAAAAGAATATTGCTAGAGGGGTTGTTTATATTTCAGCGACCTTTAACAACACCAACATCACTATCACTGATGAAATGGGTAATGTGATTTGCTGGAGCACGGCGGGCGGTTTAGGGTTTAAAGGCTCTAAAAAATCCACCCCTTATGCGGCCCAACAAGCTGTAGAAAGCGCTCTAAGCAAGGCTAAAGAGCATGGCGTTAAAGAAGTGGGCATTAAGGTTCAAGGGCCAGGTAGTGGGCGTGAGACCGCCATTAAGAGCGTGGGCGCGACAGATGGCGTTAAAGTGCTTTGGATTAAAGACATCACCCCGCTCCCTCATAATGGTTGCAGACCCCCTAAAAGAAGAAGAGTGTAAGGAGGCTTTATGGCAAGATATAGAGGTGCAGTAGAAAGACTAGAAAGGCGTTTTGGGGTTTCTTTAGCTTTAAAAGGTGAAAGGCGATTGAGCGGGAAGAGCGCGCTAGATAAGAGGGCTTATGGGCCAGGTCAGCATGGGCAAAGGCGTGCTAAGACTTCTGATTACGGGTTGCAGTTGAAAGAAAAGCAAAAAGCTAAAATGATGTATGGCATTTCTGAAAAGCAATTCAGGAGTATTTTTGTGGAAGCCAATCGCTTGGACGGCAATACGGGTGAAAACCTTATCCGCTTGATTGAAAGAAGATTGGATAATGTCGTTTATCGCATGGGGTTTGCGACCACTAGAAGCTCTGCTAGGCAATTGGTAACGCATGGGCATGTGCTTGTGGATGGTAAGCGTTTGGATATTCCCTCTTATTTCGTGCGTTCAGGGCAAAAAATTGAGATCAAAGAAAAAACCAAGAGCAACCCTCAAGTGGTGCGCGCGATGGAATTGACAGCTCAAACAGGGATTGTGCCATGGATTGATGTGGAAAAAGATAAAAAATACGGCATCTTCACCCGCTACCCCGAAAGAGAAGAAGTGGTTGTCCCTATTGAAGAAAGACTCATTGTAGAATTGTATTCTAAGTAAGGGGTTAGAGCATGAAAGTTATCAAAACAGCACCTTTGATCCCATCAGAAATTAAGGTGCTAGAGAAAGAGGGCAATCGGGTTAAGATTTCTCTGGCTCCATTTGAGTTTGGTTACGCTGTTACGCTCGCTCATCCTATTAGAAGACTCTTGCTTTTAAGCTCTGTGGGGTATGCTCCTGTAGGTTTAAAGATTGAAGGTGTGCATCATGAGTTTGACTCATTAAGGGGGGTTACTGAAGATGTGTCGCTTTTTATCATGAATTTAAAGAATATCCGCTTTATAGCCAAGGCGTTGGTGGGGCAGGATAGCTCTTTAGAAAACCAATCGGTTGTGGTGGATTATTCTTTTAAAGGGCCTATGGAGCTTAGGGCTAGGGATTTGAATTCTGAGCATATAGAAATCGTCAATCCGGAAATGCCTCTAGCCACAATCAACGAAGACGCTCAATTGAATTTTTCGCTCATTATCTATAAAGGAATGGGGTATGTCCCAAGCGAAAACACAAGGGAATTGATGCCTGAGGGCTACATGCCACTAGACGGCTCTTTCACGCCGATTAAAAAGGTCGTTTATGAGATTGAAAATGTTTTGGTTGAGGGCGATCCCAACTATGAAAAAATCATTTTTGATATTGAAACAGACGGGCAGATTGACCCTTATAAAGCGTTTTTATCAGCGGTGAAAGTGATGAGCAAGCAACTAGGCGTTTTTGGTGAAAGACCCATTGCTAACACGGAGTATTCAGGCGATTACGCTCAAAGAGATGACGCTAAAGACTTGAGCGCTAAAATTGAAAGCATGAATTTGAGCGCTAGGTGTTTTAATTGCTTGGATAAAATCGGCATCAAGTATGTGGGTGAATTGGTTTTGATGAGCGAAGAAGAGCTTAAGGGCGTGAAAAACATGGGTAAAAAATCCTATGATGAAATCGCTGAAAAATTGAATGATTTGGGCTATCCGGTAGGCACAGAATTAAGCCATGAACAAAGAGAGAGTTTAAAGAAAAGATTAGAAAAATTAGAAGATAAAGGAGGTAACGACTGATGAGACACAAACACGGATACCGCAAGCTTGGGAGAACCAGCTCGCACAGAAAGGCGTTATTAAAGAATTTAGCGGTCGCTTTGATTGAGCATAACAAAATTGAAACAGGGATTTATAAGGCTAAGGAATTGCGCAGTTACATTGAGAAATTAACGACAGCGGCTCGTGTGGGCGATTTTAATGCACACCGCCATGTTTTTGCATATTTGCAAAACAAAGAAGCCACCCACAAGCTTGTAACTGAAATCGCGCCCAAATACGCGCAAAGGAATGGCGGATACACCAGAATCCAACGCACCACTTTTAGAAGAGGGGACGCTTCCACTCTAGCCACCATTGAATTTGTATGAAATTTGATGAACTGCTAGCCAAGATTTAGTCTTGGTTGGTGGTTATCGCTTTGATTTTATCCTTTTAAAAGAAGCACTCAAAAGCTTTGACTTTGTTTTATTGATCATGAAATTTAAAAAATCTAAAAAGCATTTTCTGTAATCAAAATATAAAAGAGCTTAGTTAAGCGATAATCTCAAAACGGCAAAAATAAAGTAACTAAAACCCCAATTTTAATTTTTAAATTTGGAGAAAAAAATGGAATTTGGTAAAGAATTGTTCACAGAACTTGCTTCAAAAGTGGAAGCTTTTTGTGTGAAAAAATATGGTCAGAATTTGTGTAATTGTTTAAAAAATCAAAATAAACTCAAAACTCACACTGGCTTTTATCCCACCCTTTAATGACCCTGTTGTATTCTTGAATCGCCTAAACTTCATCGTTCAAATAGATTTTTCTGTCTTTACTTGAGCGGTATTTCTTGCATTTTTATTAAGGCTTCTAATTTGGTTTGATGATTTTAAGAAATCCAACTGCTGGAGATTGAGCCAGATGGATTCAAGCGTATTTTGAGACACGCTAGATATTGGCTATTCGTTTATGCTAAACTGCTTTGGATTTTAGCCGATATGAGTGATGGGTTGATTTGTTCGCTTTGTAGTGGTTTTGTTGAAAAAATATGAACTCCTATTATTGTGTCCGCCACACAATGCATAATGGAAACGCAAAATCCGACCGCCTTTTCCACACAAAGCGAAACTAAATCAATCTTTCTATACTTGCTAACTCAAACGCTTCTTAACTTGACACAATATACAGACAAAAACTTGCCTAACAAAACCCGCTTATAAGAATTTTTGATACACCAACACTACCGATTTAGGTGTAGAGCTAAGGCTAAAAAAACTATCTGTAGCTTCATTGAGCGAGCCAGAAAAGAGCGTTTTTAAACGCAAGTTTTTTAAGGGGTATTTGAGGTTTTTAGAAGTGAATTGGGCTTTAAAATCCAAGCTAAAAAGTGAGATTTGTTCCCCTTTAAAACTAGGTAAAGTGAAAGGGGTTTCTAACACCCTAAAAAGACCATAATCGCTTATGGCTTGGATTTTTTGGCAAAATTTAAAATACTCCAACAATAAAAAAGTGTTCGCTAAAGCGTGATCTTCTCGCTTGCCATTCAACCCTAAAAAAATAAAATCATCAAAGCCTTTATTCAAGGCATAAAAAAAGGCTTTGGATAAATCGTTGCTGTTTTGTTCGCTCACGCGTATAGGGTTATACAAAGCTTTCAAATGCGAATCAATGCTATCTAGATCGCCTATAACAACGCTGGGTTTGAATTGAAGCGCATGTAATGAGGTAACAGCCCCATCGCATGCGATTAAAAAGGGAGCGTTTTTTAAAAGGTCTAAGCATTTTTTAGATTTAGGAAACTCCCCATTCGCTAAAATCACTGCTTGCATGACTGGTTCCACCGGTTAAAATAATACAAGCCAATAAAAAGGTATAGGATCGTTGTGAAGAATTGCACCAAGCTCTCTGTAGAAATTTGGAAAATACAAAACCACACGATAATGGACACGATATTCCCCAAAGTCATTAAAACATAACTCTCCATATAACGCAAAACCTGCAAAATAAAAGCAATAATAAAGATGACGAAATTAAAACTCTCTGCCCATAAAAAATTCGTTTTAATCTCTTTAAAAAACAAAGCGCTCACATAAGTTAAAACCCCTATGCCTAAAACGAGCGCAAAACGCCAATTTTTGGGAAGTTTTTGAGCCTTAATAACGCCCTCATGCTGCTCTGTCTTTTTCCATGCGAACAGCCCATAAATCGTTACTGGCATATACAAAAAAAGGCATAAAATCACATCAGCGTTTAATTTCCACTGATAAGCGACATAAGCGTAACTCAAATTATAAACAAGACCAAACACAAAGCAAATCGTTTGCCTTTCTCCGGCAAAAAACGCATACAAAACCCCGCTAAGCCCTGCTAAAAGATTGATAAACGAGCCTTTGACAAGGATATTAGTGATGGTTAAAAACACGCAAGAAAGAATGAGTGTGGCGTAAAATCGTTTGGGTAGTTGGGTGGTTATTAACATGCTATTTCCTTACGCAAGAATTACCTTGACAAGTTCTACGGGTTTGATCTCAGCCTTTTAAAAACTTGAGCGTTTTTAAAAAGCACCCCTTAAATGCTCCTTATTGTAACACAAATCAGTGAGAACGCGCTTTAAAGTTTCTTTAATTTTTTACTCCCCCCCTCCATATTAATGCCATTTGGGTTAAATCACCACCCTAATTTAGTGCAAAGCCTAGAACAAATCCCAAAACACACAAGAAAGCCAAGCATAACCAAACCCTCTATAAGGAAGTTGCTAGGATGCCCACAATACGCCGAGATCTCATGGATAGCAGCAATAAAGGGCATCGTTAAAAGCATCACATAAAAATCCCTTAGTCTTGATCCTAACACAGCGTTATAAAACGCGCCAAAAAACCTAGCCTTAAAAATGGCTTTGAGAAACCTAGGGTATCTTACTTGGAAAGATTTATAACAATCCCTACCTCGTGGGTCAAACAAAAGGTTAGACAACAAAGCCGCTATTAGACCCACTAGCCACATATAATAGCTATTTTTAGGGTCAAAAATCGAATCGCTAGCTGAACCATCTATGTCATAAAAAATCCTAGCGTTTATGGAGATACATATCGTATAGACTAGAGCCACTGCCCATTGATATTCCCAATCGCTCAAACGATTTTTGATATTCATGCTCTTCTCCCCCAAAACTACCTATCATACACGAAATGACGATCATAGGTGGGTTCTCTTGGGGCTTGTGGCTCTCTATCAACGCCACGGATGTAATCTTCTACCCTATCGCCTATTTCTCTGCCAAACTCTCTCCCCACAGAACCACCAACTAATCTGCCAGCCCAACCAACCGCAGGACCACCAACAGCTCCCCCCACTGCACCACCAACACCACCCCCAATTGCACCACCAACAGCTCCCCCCCAAAATCTGCCTAATTCACCCCTTGCCTCTATTTTAGGACTAGCTATAGCTACATTAGCCATTGCACCGCATAAAACCACTACACAACTAAATGTTCTTAATCCACTCATAACAAATCCTTTCATCAATTGAGATTCAAAGCATGTTTGACACACCTTGATAAGAATATTTATACCACAACCCTATTAAAAGCATTGTTACAGATCAGCAAAAGATCACAAAAAGCTCAATAAGTGTTTTGTTTATTCACAAATTACAGGATTAAAGTAAATCATTGGTTTTTAGCATTTTTAAGCGCTTTGGAATGCCAAGTTTCAAGCATTAAAGCCTTTAATTGCGTTTTTACACCAACCGCTTAAAAATTGAACGCCTATTTTGAATATATTAGACGCTTTTTTATTTTTATGCTAAACTATTTTGAGTTTTGGCCGATGTGACTTCATACAGAGATTAAACCAATCATAAATAGTAAGGCTAATTCCATCTCGCTCTGTAATAGGTTTGAAACCATGCATCTAAGATTGACTCCTATCTTGTAAGTGCCATACTACAAGTTCCCATAATAAAAACTTCTAAAAATCAAAACCTACAGAGCGAGATGGAATTAACCTTTTGTGATTGCAAAGGATAGCCAATCTTAAACAACCAATACAAGCCTTATAATATCATTAATCGCTATTCAAAATCACAGATATTTTAATACAGCGTTCAATTTTTGAAAGCAAGAGTCCACTCACAAATCTTTTAACAACAAATTTTTATACCATGTTACGGGCTTTCGTGTTAGAATGCGTATTGAATTGATTTTAGGAGTGTAAAAATGCAAGTTTCACAATATCTGTATCAAAACGCGCAATCTATTTGGGGGGATTGCATTTCCCATCCGTTCGTTCAAGGCATAGGGCGTGGGACTTTAGAAAGGGATAAATTTCGTTTTTATATCATTCAAGATTATTTGTTTCTTTTAGAATACGCTAAGGTGTTTGCTCTAGGCGTAATTAAGGCTTATGATGAAGCGGTGATGAGGGAGTTTTCTAACGCTATACAAGACATTTTGAATAATGAAATGAGTATCCATAACCATTATATTAGAGAACTTCAAATCACTCCAAAAGAATTGCAAAACGCGCGCCCCACTCTAGCGAATAAATCCTATACAAGCTACATGCTCGCTGAAGGGTTTAAGGGCTCTATTAAAGAAGTTACGGTGGCTGTTCTATCCTGTGGTTGGAGCTATTTAGTGATCGCGCAAAATTTAAGCCAAATCCCCAACGCTTTAGAACATGCCTTTTATGGGCATTGGATTAAGGGCTATAGTTCCAAAGAATTTCAAGCGTGCGTAAATTGGAATATTAATTTGCTTGATTCCCTCACTCTCGCTTCTTCAAAACAAGAAATTGAAAAATTAAAGGAGATTTTTATCGCTACAAGCGAATACGAATACCAGTTTTGGGATATGGCGTATCAAAGTTGAATAAAAGTTTTTGTCCTGTTAGAAAAACGCAAGAGAAGAAAATATCTATCTCTTGCAAAACGATTATTGAGCGTAAGCTTCTAGTTTGAGCTCAATCTTTACCTCATCTCCAACGACAGCATCGCTAAAGGTTTTACCGATACCAAAATCCTTGCGGTTGATTTTACCTTCAGCTTGTAGCACCATGAATTCTTTTTTATTCATGGGGTTTTGTAAGGGGGCTTGGATTTTGGCTTCTAACACGACAGGCTTGGTTACGCCATGAAGGGTCAAATCCCCATGGATTTTACCATCTTCGTATTTTGTCATTTTAAAGCTCCCTTTGGGGTATTTCATGACATCAAAAAACTCTGCTGTTTTTAGGTGGTCATCTCTTTTTTTGTTCCTAGTGTTAATGCTTTTAATATCAATTTTGCCTTCAAAAACATTGAGAGCCTTGGTATTAGGATCGGCATCAATTTTGCCATCAAAACTATCAAACACGCCTCTTGTTTCATTGAATTTGAAGTGCTTGACCTCAAACCACACACTAGAGTTTGCCTTATCAATCGTATAAGGTTTTGCAAACGCCAAACTAACGCCCAAAAGGGTGAACATTAACGCTTTTTTCATTGTTTCCTCACTTCATTTTGAATTAAAAACGCCAACTATACAACAAATTGGTTAATGGTAAAATACTCCTAATCATCTGTTTTAAGGTATAATACAAAAAATCCCCATTAGGTAGGTGTTGTTATGATAAAAAAGACCCTTGCATCAGTTTTATTAGGATTGAGTTTGATGAGTGTTTTAAATGCCAAAGAATGCGTTTCGCCCCTAACAAGAAGCGTTAAGTATCATCAGCAAAGCGCTGAGATCAGAGCCTTGCAATTGCAAAGTTACAAAATGGCGAAAATGGCACTAGACAATAATCTCAAACTCGTTAAAGACAAAAAGCCAGCCGTCATCTTGGATTTAGATGAAACCGTTTTAAACACTTTTGATTATGCGGGCTATTTAGTCAAAAATTGCATTAAATACACCCCAGAAACTTGGGATAAATTTGAAAAAGAAGGCTCTCTTACGCTCATTCCTGGAGCGCTAGACTTTTTAGAATACGCTAATTCTAAGGGCGTTAAGATTTTTTACATTTCTAACCGCACGCAAAAAAATAAGGCATTCACTTTAAAAACGCTCAAAAGTTTTAAACTCCCCCAAGTGAGTGAAGAATCCGTTTTATTGAAAGAAAAAGGCAAGCCTAAAGCCGTTAGGCGAGAATTAGTCGATAAGGATTATGCGATTGTTTTACAGGTGGGCGACACTTTGCATGATTTTGATGCACTTTTTGCTAAAGACGCTAAAAACAGCCAAGAACAACAAGCCAAAGTCTTGCAAAACGCTCAAAAATTCGGCACAGAATGGATCATTTTACCTAATTCTCTCTATGGCACATGGGAAGATGAGCCTATAAAAGCATGGCAGAATAAAAAATAAAATTTATCCATCGCATAAGAACGATTTTTGCTAACATGACAAAAAATTTGATCTCTTAGGCGGAGTCATGGATTTTGTAGGGTTTGAAGATTTAAAATGCAAAGATAAAGAAAACTCTCAAAAAGTTTTTGTGATCCGTAACGACAAGTTAGGCGATTTTATTTTAGCCATACCCGCTTTAATCGCTCTAAAGCAAGCTTTTTTAGAAAAAGGCAAGGAAGTGTATTTGGGCGTGGTTGTGCCTAGCTATACCACCCCAATCGCTTTAGAATTCCCTTTCATTGATGAAGTCATTATAGAAGACAACCATTTGAGCGCCACTCTCAAACGCAAATCCATTGACGCTCTTATCTTTTTATTTTCTAATTTTAAAAACGCCAGACTCGCTTTTAGTTTGAGAAAATTTATTCCTTATATCCTAGCCCCAAAGACCAAAATCTATTCTTGGTTTTATCAAAAGAGCGTGCGTCAAAGCCGATCGCTGTGTTTAAAAACCGAATACGAATACAATTTGGACTTAATCCATGCGTTTTGTAAAGATCACAATCTCCCTAACGCTTCAATTAAAAAAATCGCATGGAAGCTTAAAGACAAATCCAAAGAGCGATCCATCATCGCTTCAAAACTCAACGCTAATGTTGATCTATTGTGGATTGGCGTGCATATGCATAGCGGAGGCAGTTCGCCCGTATTGCCTGCTTCGCATTTCATTGAGCTGATTGATTTTTTACACAAGAATTTGAGTTGTGAGATCATTCTTATTTGCGGGCCAGGCGAGAGGAAAGCCACAGAAGAACTCCTTAAAAAAGTCCCCTTCGCTCGCCTCTATGATACGAGCCATAGTTTAGTGGATTTAGCCAAATTGTGCGCGAATTTAAGCGTCTATATCGGGAACGCTTCAGGCCCTTTGCATGTGAACGCTTTGTTTGACAACCAATCTATCGGGTTTTATCCTAACGAACTCAGCGCTTCTATTGTCAGATGGCGGCCTTTTAATGAGCGTTTTTTAGGCATCACCCCGCCTAATGGCTCAAACGATATGGGTTTGATTGACATCAAAAAAGAAAGCGAGAATATTATTGAATTTATCGCACCCAATCTTTCTTGCACACAAGAAAGATAACGGCAACAAGCACCACACAAGCAACCTTAACAACGCTCAAAAGTTGAATCTGATTAAAGTGGTTTTTCGCATTCCTAATTAAAATTTCTAATTTCCTCATAAATTGAACCTTGAAAAATCCAATTTGAGTTTAAGTTAGATTAGCCCTTGCAGACTCTATAAGGCTATTAATTTATTGCCCATTTATCTATTTCTTGTAGAATACGAGTTTATTTTTAATATAAAGAAATTAATGATCAGTCTCATAGAAAAAGCCCCTTACATTCCCTATCCCCTAGCTCTTTATGAAAAATTAGAGCGCGAGCACACCTTGCTTTTTGAAAGCGCTGAGATTGAGAGCAAAGCGCACACCAAATCCCTATTAATGGCTAAAGCCTGTTTGAAGCTAATTTGCAACCACAATATCGTAACCATCACTAGCCTGACACCTAATGGTGGGGCGTTTTTGCAAAAATTGAGCGCGTTTTTTAAAACGCCTATACAAGACAATGCCCTAACCTTAACCTACACCAAAAATAAAAAAACGCAAGATGAGTTTTTAAAACTCTTTGAGCCTAGCCCCTTTGACGCTTTAAGGGGGCTTTTTAAAAGCGTTAAAACAAAACCCAAGCATCCCTTTACGCTTTTAAGCGCGGGTGTTTTTTCTTTTGAAATGCTCAATTTTTTTGAAGATTTACCCCACTTAAAAGCGCAAGACAACACCGTGCATGACTTTATCTTTTATGTCGCGCAAAATTTGATCATCATAGACCATAAAGAAAAAAGCGCTGAAATTTTGGGGGCGTGTTTTGATGAACGCTTTAAAACAGAGATAGCCCAAGAATTACAGGATTTAAAAGAGTTGGCTAAAAACATCAAAAGCGACTTTGTCCCTAAAAAATCCAAGCAAAGCACGGAAGTTAGCGTTAATTGCGATGATAGCGAGTTTGAAAAAAAGGTGCTATCCTTACAAGAAGAAATCAAAAAGGGCGAGATCTTTCAAGCGGTGTTGTCGCGCAGCTTTTATATGGAGTGCTTGGAGGGTTTGAGCGCGTATTATCATTTAAAACTCTCTAATCCTAGCCCCTATATGTTTTATATCAAAGACAGCGATTTTATCCTTT
This DNA window, taken from Helicobacter pylori, encodes the following:
- the rpmJ gene encoding 50S ribosomal protein L36, which translates into the protein MKVRPSVKKMCDKCKIIKRRGVIRVICATPKHKQRQG
- the rpsM gene encoding 30S ribosomal protein S13, coding for MARIAGVDLPKKKRVEYALTYIYGIGLKSSREILEAVGISFDKRVHELSEDEVSSIAKKIQQSYLVEGDLRKKVQMDIKSLMDLGNYRGIRHRKGLPVRGQTTKNNARTRKGKKKTVGSK
- the rpsK gene encoding 30S ribosomal protein S11 codes for the protein MAKRNVVAKKKVVKKNIARGVVYISATFNNTNITITDEMGNVICWSTAGGLGFKGSKKSTPYAAQQAVESALSKAKEHGVKEVGIKVQGPGSGRETAIKSVGATDGVKVLWIKDITPLPHNGCRPPKRRRV
- the rpsD gene encoding 30S ribosomal protein S4, giving the protein MARYRGAVERLERRFGVSLALKGERRLSGKSALDKRAYGPGQHGQRRAKTSDYGLQLKEKQKAKMMYGISEKQFRSIFVEANRLDGNTGENLIRLIERRLDNVVYRMGFATTRSSARQLVTHGHVLVDGKRLDIPSYFVRSGQKIEIKEKTKSNPQVVRAMELTAQTGIVPWIDVEKDKKYGIFTRYPEREEVVVPIEERLIVELYSK
- a CDS encoding DNA-directed RNA polymerase subunit alpha; this translates as MKVIKTAPLIPSEIKVLEKEGNRVKISLAPFEFGYAVTLAHPIRRLLLLSSVGYAPVGLKIEGVHHEFDSLRGVTEDVSLFIMNLKNIRFIAKALVGQDSSLENQSVVVDYSFKGPMELRARDLNSEHIEIVNPEMPLATINEDAQLNFSLIIYKGMGYVPSENTRELMPEGYMPLDGSFTPIKKVVYEIENVLVEGDPNYEKIIFDIETDGQIDPYKAFLSAVKVMSKQLGVFGERPIANTEYSGDYAQRDDAKDLSAKIESMNLSARCFNCLDKIGIKYVGELVLMSEEELKGVKNMGKKSYDEIAEKLNDLGYPVGTELSHEQRESLKKRLEKLEDKGGND
- the rplQ gene encoding 50S ribosomal protein L17 — its product is MRHKHGYRKLGRTSSHRKALLKNLAVALIEHNKIETGIYKAKELRSYIEKLTTAARVGDFNAHRHVFAYLQNKEATHKLVTEIAPKYAQRNGGYTRIQRTTFRRGDASTLATIEFV
- a CDS encoding thiamine diphosphokinase; the encoded protein is MQAVILANGEFPKSKKCLDLLKNAPFLIACDGAVTSLHALQFKPSVVIGDLDSIDSHLKALYNPIRVSEQNSNDLSKAFFYALNKGFDDFIFLGLNGKREDHALANTFLLLEYFKFCQKIQAISDYGLFRVLETPFTLPSFKGEQISLFSLDFKAQFTSKNLKYPLKNLRLKTLFSGSLNEATDSFFSLSSTPKSVVLVYQKFL
- the pnuC gene encoding nicotinamide riboside transporter PnuC, which produces MLITTQLPKRFYATLILSCVFLTITNILVKGSFINLLAGLSGVLYAFFAGERQTICFVFGLVYNLSYAYVAYQWKLNADVILCLFLYMPVTIYGLFAWKKTEQHEGVIKAQKLPKNWRFALVLGIGVLTYVSALFFKEIKTNFLWAESFNFVIFIIAFILQVLRYMESYVLMTLGNIVSIIVWFCIFQISTESLVQFFTTILYLFIGLYYFNRWNQSCKQ
- a CDS encoding pantothenate kinase — translated: MKGFVMSGLRTFSCVVVLCGAMANVAIASPKIEARGELGRFWGGAVGGAIGGGVGGAVGGAVGGPAVGWAGRLVGGSVGREFGREIGDRVEDYIRGVDREPQAPREPTYDRHFVYDR
- the tenA gene encoding thiaminase II translates to MQVSQYLYQNAQSIWGDCISHPFVQGIGRGTLERDKFRFYIIQDYLFLLEYAKVFALGVIKAYDEAVMREFSNAIQDILNNEMSIHNHYIRELQITPKELQNARPTLANKSYTSYMLAEGFKGSIKEVTVAVLSCGWSYLVIAQNLSQIPNALEHAFYGHWIKGYSSKEFQACVNWNINLLDSLTLASSKQEIEKLKEIFIATSEYEYQFWDMAYQS
- a CDS encoding YceI family protein, with protein sequence MKKALMFTLLGVSLAFAKPYTIDKANSSVWFEVKHFKFNETRGVFDSFDGKIDADPNTKALNVFEGKIDIKSINTRNKKRDDHLKTAEFFDVMKYPKGSFKMTKYEDGKIHGDLTLHGVTKPVVLEAKIQAPLQNPMNKKEFMVLQAEGKINRKDFGIGKTFSDAVVGDEVKIELKLEAYAQ
- a CDS encoding 5'-nucleotidase, lipoprotein e(P4) family, producing MIKKTLASVLLGLSLMSVLNAKECVSPLTRSVKYHQQSAEIRALQLQSYKMAKMALDNNLKLVKDKKPAVILDLDETVLNTFDYAGYLVKNCIKYTPETWDKFEKEGSLTLIPGALDFLEYANSKGVKIFYISNRTQKNKAFTLKTLKSFKLPQVSEESVLLKEKGKPKAVRRELVDKDYAIVLQVGDTLHDFDALFAKDAKNSQEQQAKVLQNAQKFGTEWIILPNSLYGTWEDEPIKAWQNKK
- a CDS encoding glycosyltransferase family 9 protein codes for the protein MDFVGFEDLKCKDKENSQKVFVIRNDKLGDFILAIPALIALKQAFLEKGKEVYLGVVVPSYTTPIALEFPFIDEVIIEDNHLSATLKRKSIDALIFLFSNFKNARLAFSLRKFIPYILAPKTKIYSWFYQKSVRQSRSLCLKTEYEYNLDLIHAFCKDHNLPNASIKKIAWKLKDKSKERSIIASKLNANVDLLWIGVHMHSGGSSPVLPASHFIELIDFLHKNLSCEIILICGPGERKATEELLKKVPFARLYDTSHSLVDLAKLCANLSVYIGNASGPLHVNALFDNQSIGFYPNELSASIVRWRPFNERFLGITPPNGSNDMGLIDIKKESENIIEFIAPNLSCTQER
- the trpE gene encoding anthranilate synthase component I → MISLIEKAPYIPYPLALYEKLEREHTLLFESAEIESKAHTKSLLMAKACLKLICNHNIVTITSLTPNGGAFLQKLSAFFKTPIQDNALTLTYTKNKKTQDEFLKLFEPSPFDALRGLFKSVKTKPKHPFTLLSAGVFSFEMLNFFEDLPHLKAQDNTVHDFIFYVAQNLIIIDHKEKSAEILGACFDERFKTEIAQELQDLKELAKNIKSDFVPKKSKQSTEVSVNCDDSEFEKKVLSLQEEIKKGEIFQAVLSRSFYMECLEGLSAYYHLKLSNPSPYMFYIKDSDFILFGASPESALKYNALTNTAEIYPIAGTRLRGKDKQGNIDYDLDSKMEFDLQHDYKERAEHIMLVDLARNDMARVSKKRYCDKLLKVDKYSNVMHLVSRVVGELKKGCDSLHAYRSFMNAGTLSGAPKISAIRLIYQLEKQRRGSYGGSVGYLNSEGSMDSCITIRSCFVKNNRALIQAGAGIVLDSVPQNEANETRAKAQALIDAIRKTSL